A genomic window from Nicotiana sylvestris chromosome 11, ASM39365v2, whole genome shotgun sequence includes:
- the LOC138881121 gene encoding uncharacterized protein, which yields MVTAPVATPPTQPARGGGDFLIVDCIYRSCLVALSGFETRANLLLLKMVNFDIILGMKWLSLHFAILDYHAKTMILAMLGLPRVEWRGTLDHTPSRVFSFLKAHCIVKNGCDVYLAYVRDINIDAPSVDSVLVVRDFPDVFPADILGMPPDRDIDLGIDLLLGT from the coding sequence gAGATTTTCTTATTGTGGACTgcatttatcggtcatgtttggttgctcttagtggttttgagaccagagccaatttattgttgctcaagatggtcaattttgatattatcttgggcatgaaaTGGTTGTCGCTCCATtttgctattcttgattatcacgccaaAACTATGATTCTGGCTATGCTAGGtctaccgcgtgttgagtggaggggtactttagatcacactcccagtagagttttttctttccttaaagctcacTGTATAGTTAAGAATGGGTGTGacgtgtatttagcttatgtgagagatatcaaTATTGAtgccccttcagttgattcagtcctagtggtacgggattttcctgatgtgtttccagctgatattctaggcatgccgcctgatagagatattgatttaggcattgatttgttgctggGAACTTAG